Proteins from a single region of Streptomyces sp. HUAS 15-9:
- a CDS encoding NAD(P)H-dependent glycerol-3-phosphate dehydrogenase has protein sequence MSKPVKAGVFSAGSWGTAFGMVLADAGCEVTVWARRAEVAEAINSTRTNPDYLPGVELPENLRATTDPAEAAAGADFTVLSVPSQTLRANLAEWVPLLAPDTVLVSLMKGVELGSAMRMSEVIDDVAKVGQDRIAVVTGPNLAREIAARMPAAAVVACTDEAVAQRLQAACHTPYFRPYTNTDVVGCELGGAVKNVIGLAVGIADGMGLGDNAKGSLITRGLAETTRLGLALGADPLTFSGLAGLGDLVATCSSPLSRNHTFGTNLGKGMTLEETIAVTKQTAEGVKSCESVADLARRHGVDMPITETVVDIVHEGKPPVVALKELMSRSAKPERR, from the coding sequence GTGAGCAAGCCGGTCAAGGCAGGGGTCTTCAGCGCCGGTTCGTGGGGCACGGCCTTCGGCATGGTGCTCGCCGACGCGGGCTGCGAGGTCACCGTCTGGGCGCGCCGCGCGGAGGTCGCCGAGGCGATCAACTCCACCCGGACGAACCCGGACTACCTGCCGGGCGTCGAGCTCCCGGAGAACCTGCGGGCCACCACCGACCCGGCCGAGGCCGCCGCAGGCGCCGACTTCACGGTCCTGTCGGTCCCCTCCCAGACCCTGCGCGCCAACCTTGCGGAATGGGTTCCGCTGCTCGCCCCCGACACCGTTCTCGTCTCCCTGATGAAGGGCGTCGAGCTGGGCTCCGCGATGCGGATGAGCGAGGTCATCGACGACGTCGCCAAGGTCGGCCAGGACCGTATCGCCGTGGTCACCGGGCCCAACCTGGCCCGGGAGATCGCCGCGCGCATGCCCGCCGCCGCCGTGGTCGCCTGCACCGACGAGGCGGTCGCCCAGCGGCTCCAGGCCGCCTGTCACACGCCGTACTTCCGCCCGTACACCAACACCGACGTCGTCGGCTGCGAACTCGGCGGCGCGGTCAAGAACGTGATCGGCCTCGCGGTCGGCATCGCCGACGGCATGGGCCTCGGCGACAACGCCAAGGGCTCGCTCATCACCCGCGGCCTCGCCGAGACCACCCGGCTCGGCCTGGCGCTCGGCGCCGACCCGCTGACCTTCTCCGGACTCGCGGGCCTGGGCGACCTGGTGGCCACCTGCTCCTCGCCGCTCTCCCGCAACCACACCTTCGGCACCAACCTCGGCAAGGGCATGACCCTGGAGGAGACGATCGCGGTCACCAAGCAGACCGCCGAGGGCGTCAAGTCGTGCGAGTCCGTGGCGGATCTGGCCCGCCGGCACGGCGTCGACATGCCCATCACGGAGACGGTCGTGGACATCGTGCACGAGGGCAAGCCGCCGGTGGTGGCCCTCAAGGAGCTGATGTCGCGCAGCGCAAAGCCGGAACGACGCTGA
- the rpmB gene encoding 50S ribosomal protein L28 has product MAANCDVCGKGPGFGNNISHSHRRTSRRWNPNIQRVRTVVGGTPKRVNACTSCIKAGKVSR; this is encoded by the coding sequence GTGGCTGCCAACTGCGACGTCTGCGGCAAGGGGCCGGGCTTCGGCAACAACATCTCGCACTCGCACCGCCGTACGTCCCGCCGCTGGAACCCGAACATCCAGCGTGTGCGTACCGTGGTCGGCGGGACGCCGAAGCGCGTGAACGCCTGCACCTCGTGCATCAAGGCCGGCAAGGTCTCGCGCTGA
- a CDS encoding DUF3515 domain-containing protein has translation MNMFRHRLIGLPALALLISVAGCSSADDSATVAVPSPDAKTAGLCRELHEVLPKKLDGRSRNDPEPRSAYTAGWGSPAIILRCGVVRPPKMIDPKVAHGTDPNAIGGAVDGVDWLMEKQDDGTWRFTTAQREAYVQLILPKELSSQDDSARVLAEMAASVKKAIPTGIASMT, from the coding sequence GTGAACATGTTCCGTCACCGGCTCATCGGTCTGCCCGCGCTGGCCCTGCTGATCTCCGTCGCGGGCTGCTCATCAGCAGACGACAGTGCCACCGTCGCGGTTCCCAGTCCCGACGCGAAGACGGCCGGGTTGTGCCGCGAGCTGCACGAGGTGCTGCCGAAGAAGCTGGACGGACGGAGCCGCAACGACCCCGAACCCCGGTCCGCCTACACGGCGGGCTGGGGAAGCCCGGCGATCATACTGCGCTGCGGTGTCGTGCGGCCGCCCAAGATGATCGACCCCAAGGTGGCCCACGGCACCGACCCGAACGCGATCGGCGGCGCCGTCGACGGCGTCGACTGGCTCATGGAGAAGCAGGACGACGGGACGTGGCGGTTCACCACGGCCCAGCGCGAAGCCTATGTGCAGCTGATCCTGCCGAAGGAACTGTCGAGTCAGGACGACAGCGCCCGGGTGCTCGCCGAGATGGCGGCTTCCGTCAAAAAGGCGATCCCCACGGGGATCGCCTCCATGACTTGA
- a CDS encoding Lrp/AsnC family transcriptional regulator: MVQAYILIQTEVGKASTVAETISKIPGVIQAEDVTGPYDVIVRAQADTVDDLGRMVVAKVQQVDGITRTLTCPVVHL; this comes from the coding sequence GTGGTACAGGCGTACATCCTGATCCAGACGGAGGTCGGCAAGGCGTCGACCGTCGCCGAGACGATCAGCAAGATCCCTGGAGTCATCCAGGCCGAGGACGTGACCGGACCGTACGACGTCATCGTGCGGGCGCAGGCCGACACCGTCGACGACCTCGGGCGCATGGTGGTCGCCAAGGTCCAGCAAGTGGACGGCATCACCCGCACCCTGACCTGCCCGGTCGTGCATCTGTAG
- a CDS encoding thiamine-phosphate kinase codes for MKGTVGELGEFGLIRELTSRLTTTPVVRVGPGDDAAVVAAPDRRVVASTDILLEGRHFRRDWSTAYDVGRKAAAQNLADIAAMGAVPTALLLGLVVPAELPVTWPSELMDGLRDECQVAGAAVVGGDVVRGDTIMVSITALGDLRNQEPVTRAGAQPGDLVAVTGWLGWSAAGYAVLSRGFRSPRAFVEAHRRPEPPYHAGPAAAGLGATAMCDVSDGLIADLGHIAEASKVRIDIRSGAIDIPSQMNDIGQAVGVDPLQWVLTGGEDHAIVATFPPDVKLPARWKVIGEVLNPSALPQVTVDGAPWTSKGGWDHFGDMEP; via the coding sequence ATGAAGGGCACTGTTGGTGAGCTCGGGGAGTTCGGGCTCATCAGGGAGCTCACCTCCCGTCTGACGACCACCCCGGTGGTCCGGGTCGGTCCCGGCGACGACGCCGCGGTGGTCGCCGCGCCCGACCGCAGGGTCGTGGCGAGCACCGACATCCTCCTGGAGGGGCGGCACTTCCGCCGTGACTGGTCCACGGCGTACGACGTGGGGCGCAAGGCGGCCGCGCAGAACCTCGCGGACATCGCGGCCATGGGCGCCGTACCGACCGCGCTGCTGCTCGGTCTGGTCGTCCCCGCCGAACTCCCGGTCACCTGGCCCAGCGAGCTGATGGACGGCCTGCGCGACGAGTGCCAGGTCGCGGGCGCCGCCGTGGTCGGCGGGGATGTCGTACGGGGCGACACGATCATGGTGTCGATCACCGCGCTCGGCGATCTGCGCAACCAGGAGCCGGTGACCCGGGCCGGAGCGCAGCCCGGCGACCTCGTCGCGGTGACCGGCTGGCTCGGCTGGTCCGCGGCCGGGTACGCGGTGCTCTCGCGCGGCTTCCGCTCGCCGCGCGCCTTCGTCGAGGCCCACCGCCGCCCCGAACCGCCGTACCACGCCGGTCCCGCGGCCGCCGGGCTCGGCGCGACCGCGATGTGCGACGTGAGCGACGGACTGATCGCCGACCTCGGGCACATCGCCGAGGCCAGCAAGGTCCGCATAGACATCCGCTCCGGCGCGATCGACATCCCGTCCCAGATGAACGACATCGGTCAGGCCGTCGGCGTCGACCCGCTCCAGTGGGTGCTGACCGGGGGCGAGGACCACGCGATCGTGGCGACCTTCCCGCCGGACGTGAAGCTGCCGGCCCGCTGGAAGGTCATCGGCGAGGTCCTCAACCCCTCGGCGCTGCCCCAGGTGACGGTCGACGGGGCACCGTGGACCAGCAAGGGCGGCTGGGACCACTTCGGGGACATGGAGCCGTGA
- the thiD gene encoding bifunctional hydroxymethylpyrimidine kinase/phosphomethylpyrimidine kinase has product MSAPPRVLTVAGSDSGGGAGIQADLKTMLALGVHGMSVITAVTAQNSLGVRGAWELPAEAVRAQYRSVVDDIGVQAVKTGMLASAELVETVAALIGDTDAPAVVDPVGVSKHGDSLLAASALDSMRTKLLPVATVATPNLDEVTQLTGVRVESEEGLREAAAAVLAHGPRWVLIKGGHLPGDAVDLLTDGSEEHWLRAPRHDNRHTHGTGCTLASAIAAGLAQGRSVPEAVTEAKAYVTGAIAGGFALGGGIGPVDHAWRFRA; this is encoded by the coding sequence GTGAGCGCCCCGCCGAGGGTCCTGACCGTCGCCGGCTCCGACTCCGGCGGCGGCGCGGGCATCCAGGCCGACCTGAAGACGATGCTCGCGCTCGGTGTGCACGGCATGAGCGTGATCACGGCGGTCACCGCGCAGAACTCCCTCGGCGTGCGGGGGGCCTGGGAGCTGCCGGCGGAGGCGGTGCGGGCCCAGTACCGCAGCGTCGTCGACGACATCGGCGTACAGGCCGTGAAGACCGGCATGCTCGCCTCGGCCGAACTCGTCGAGACCGTGGCCGCGTTGATCGGCGACACGGACGCCCCCGCGGTCGTGGACCCGGTCGGCGTCTCCAAGCACGGGGACTCGCTGCTGGCCGCCTCCGCGCTTGACTCGATGCGCACGAAGCTGCTGCCGGTGGCGACCGTGGCCACCCCGAACCTCGACGAGGTGACCCAACTCACCGGCGTGCGGGTCGAATCGGAGGAGGGGCTGCGGGAGGCCGCGGCCGCCGTGCTGGCCCACGGCCCGCGCTGGGTGCTGATCAAGGGCGGCCATCTGCCCGGAGACGCCGTGGACCTGCTCACCGACGGGTCAGAGGAACACTGGCTGCGGGCGCCTCGGCACGACAACCGGCACACGCACGGCACCGGCTGCACACTCGCGTCCGCGATCGCGGCGGGGCTGGCGCAGGGGCGCTCCGTGCCGGAGGCGGTCACCGAGGCGAAGGCGTACGTCACCGGGGCGATCGCGGGCGGGTTCGCGCTGGGCGGGGGGATCGGGCCGGTGGATCACGCCTGGCGGTTCCGCGCCTGA
- a CDS encoding lysophospholipid acyltransferase family protein, which yields MSRRRIGFWYRFAAVLCKPPLVVLLKRDWHGMENIPADGGFITAVNHNSHVDPFAYAHYQYNTGRVPRFLAKSGLFKKGFVGAAMRGTGQIPVYRESTDALSAFRAAIDAVERGECVAFYPEGTLTRDPNGWPMTGKTGAARVALQTKCPVIPVAQWGANELLAPYAKKPDLWPRKTHRVLAGPPVDLSRFYDQEMTPELLKEATEVIMAAITRLLEEIRGEKAPETPYDPRRERIEQRRRTAAQTQTQSKQAEGQGQGK from the coding sequence GTGTCCCGCCGCAGAATCGGGTTCTGGTACCGCTTCGCAGCGGTCCTCTGCAAACCGCCGCTGGTGGTTCTGCTCAAGCGGGACTGGCATGGAATGGAGAACATTCCGGCCGACGGCGGATTTATCACCGCGGTGAACCACAATTCACACGTCGACCCCTTCGCGTACGCGCACTATCAGTACAACACCGGACGGGTTCCGCGATTCCTGGCGAAGAGCGGGCTTTTCAAGAAGGGATTCGTCGGGGCCGCGATGCGCGGCACCGGGCAGATCCCCGTCTACCGCGAGAGCACCGACGCGCTCAGCGCGTTCCGGGCCGCGATCGACGCCGTGGAGCGCGGTGAGTGCGTCGCCTTCTACCCCGAGGGCACCCTCACCCGCGACCCGAACGGCTGGCCCATGACCGGCAAGACCGGTGCCGCGCGCGTGGCGCTGCAGACCAAGTGCCCGGTCATCCCGGTCGCCCAGTGGGGCGCCAACGAACTGCTGGCGCCGTACGCCAAGAAGCCCGACCTCTGGCCGCGCAAGACGCACCGCGTCCTCGCGGGCCCGCCGGTCGACCTGTCGCGCTTCTACGACCAGGAGATGACTCCGGAGCTCCTCAAGGAGGCCACCGAGGTCATCATGGCCGCCATCACCCGCCTGCTGGAGGAGATCCGCGGCGAGAAGGCGCCCGAAACGCCCTACGACCCGCGCCGGGAGCGGATCGAGCAGCGACGCAGGACCGCGGCGCAGACGCAGACCCAGAGCAAGCAGGCAGAAGGGCAGGGACAGGGCAAGTGA
- the leuD gene encoding 3-isopropylmalate dehydratase small subunit, whose amino-acid sequence MEAFTTHTGRAVPLRRSNVDTDQIIPAHWLKKVTRDGFEDGLFEAWRKDESFILNRPERKGATVLVAGPDFGTGSSREHAVWALQNYGFKTVISSRFADIFRGNSLKNGLLTVVLEQKTVDALWELTEKDPTAEITVDLEAREVRAEGVTASFELDENSRWRLLNGLDDISITLQNEADIATYEAKRPSYKPRTLQS is encoded by the coding sequence ATGGAAGCATTCACCACCCACACCGGCCGGGCCGTCCCGCTGCGCCGCAGCAACGTCGACACGGACCAGATCATCCCTGCTCACTGGCTCAAGAAGGTGACCCGGGACGGTTTCGAGGACGGGCTGTTCGAGGCCTGGCGCAAGGACGAGAGCTTCATCCTCAACCGGCCCGAGCGCAAGGGCGCCACGGTCCTGGTCGCGGGCCCCGACTTCGGCACCGGCTCCTCCCGTGAGCACGCAGTCTGGGCGCTGCAGAACTACGGCTTCAAGACGGTGATCTCGTCCCGCTTCGCCGACATCTTCCGGGGCAACTCGCTGAAGAACGGCCTGCTCACAGTGGTTCTGGAGCAGAAGACCGTGGACGCGCTGTGGGAGCTCACCGAGAAGGACCCCACGGCCGAGATCACGGTGGACCTTGAGGCCCGTGAGGTGCGCGCCGAGGGCGTCACCGCCTCCTTCGAGCTGGACGAGAACTCCCGCTGGCGGCTGCTGAACGGCCTGGACGACATCTCCATCACCCTCCAGAACGAGGCCGACATCGCCACGTACGAGGCCAAGCGCCCGTCGTACAAGCCGCGGACGCTCCAGAGCTGA
- the leuC gene encoding 3-isopropylmalate dehydratase large subunit yields the protein MGRTLAEKVWDDHVVRRAEGEPDLLFIDLHLLHEVTSPQAFDGLRLSGRPVRRLDLTIATEDHNTPTLDIDKPIADPVSRAQLETLRKNCAEFGVRLHPLGDVEQGVVHVVGPQLGLTQPGTTVVCGDSHTSTHGAFGALAFGIGTSQVEHVLATQTLPLARPKTMAITVDGDLPEGVTAKDLILAIIARIGTGGGQGYILEYRGSAIEKLSMEARMTICNMSIEAGARAGMIAPDETTFAYIKGRAHAPEGEDWDAAVAYWKTLKTDEDAVFDAEVHIDAAALSPFVTWGTNPGQGAPLSASVPDPASYEDASERLAAEKALEYMGLEAGQPLRSIKVDTVFVGSCTNGRIEDLRAAAEIVKDRKVADGVRMLVVPGSARVGLQAVSEGLDVVFKEAGAEWRHAGCSMCLGMNPDQLAPGERSASTSNRNFEGRQGKGGRTHLVSPQVAAATAVLGHLASPADLSADTPAPAGV from the coding sequence ATGGGTAGGACACTCGCGGAGAAGGTCTGGGACGACCATGTCGTCCGGCGCGCCGAGGGCGAGCCCGACCTCCTCTTCATCGATCTGCACCTGCTGCACGAGGTGACCAGCCCGCAGGCTTTCGACGGCCTGCGCCTCAGCGGCCGCCCGGTGCGCCGTCTCGACCTCACCATCGCGACCGAGGACCACAACACCCCGACCCTCGACATCGACAAGCCCATCGCGGACCCGGTCTCCCGCGCCCAGCTGGAGACCCTGCGCAAGAACTGCGCCGAGTTCGGTGTGCGGCTGCACCCGCTGGGCGACGTCGAGCAGGGCGTCGTGCACGTCGTCGGCCCGCAGCTGGGTCTGACCCAGCCCGGCACGACGGTCGTCTGCGGTGACTCCCACACCTCCACGCACGGTGCCTTCGGCGCGCTGGCGTTCGGCATCGGCACCTCCCAGGTGGAGCATGTGCTGGCCACCCAGACGCTCCCGCTGGCCCGCCCGAAGACCATGGCCATCACGGTCGACGGCGACCTGCCCGAGGGCGTCACCGCCAAGGACCTGATCCTGGCGATCATCGCCAGGATCGGTACGGGCGGCGGCCAGGGCTACATCCTGGAGTACCGCGGCTCCGCCATCGAGAAGCTCTCGATGGAGGCCCGCATGACCATCTGCAACATGTCGATCGAGGCCGGCGCCCGCGCGGGCATGATCGCCCCCGACGAGACGACCTTCGCGTACATCAAGGGCCGCGCCCACGCCCCCGAGGGCGAGGACTGGGACGCCGCCGTGGCGTACTGGAAGACCCTGAAGACGGACGAGGACGCGGTCTTCGACGCCGAGGTGCACATCGACGCCGCCGCCCTCTCGCCGTTCGTCACCTGGGGCACCAACCCCGGCCAGGGCGCGCCGCTTTCGGCGTCCGTCCCCGACCCGGCTTCGTACGAAGACGCTTCGGAGCGCCTGGCCGCCGAAAAGGCCCTGGAATACATGGGGTTGGAGGCCGGTCAGCCGCTGCGCTCCATCAAGGTGGACACCGTCTTCGTAGGCTCCTGCACCAACGGCCGCATCGAGGACCTGCGCGCCGCCGCCGAGATCGTCAAGGACCGCAAAGTCGCCGACGGCGTACGGATGCTGGTCGTCCCGGGCTCCGCGCGCGTGGGCCTGCAGGCCGTCTCCGAGGGCCTGGACGTGGTCTTCAAGGAGGCCGGCGCCGAATGGCGGCACGCGGGCTGCTCGATGTGTCTGGGCATGAACCCGGACCAGCTGGCCCCCGGTGAGCGCTCCGCGTCCACCTCCAACCGCAACTTCGAGGGCCGGCAGGGCAAGGGCGGCCGTACGCACCTGGTGTCGCCGCAGGTCGCGGCCGCGACGGCCGTCCTGGGCCACCTGGCGTCCCCCGCCGACCTGTCCGCCGACACCCCCGCGCCCGCTGGAGTCTGA
- a CDS encoding D-alanine--D-alanine ligase family protein encodes MSTENLPQSPEQPSRKPRVAVVFGGRSSEHGISVVTAGAVLRAIDRTKYDVLPIGITRDGRWALTADEPDRMAITDRRTPTVEELAESSEGGVVLPVDPANREVVYSEPGSVPKALGEVDVVFPVLHGPYGEDGTLQGLLELSGVPYVGAGVLASAVGQDKEYMKRVFTSFGLKVGPYVVIRPREWQQDESAARKKIIDFAGEHGWPLFVKPARAGSSIGITKVDDLSGLDEAIAEAQSHDPKILVEAAVRGREIECGVLEFEDGPRASVPAEIPPPDAHAYYDFEAKYIDSTPGIVPAPLTDEETAEVRRLAVDAFEAASCEGLVRADFFLAEDGEFVINEINTMPGFTPISMYPQMWQATGISYPELVDRLVEAALRRSTGLR; translated from the coding sequence ATGAGCACCGAGAACCTCCCCCAGAGCCCTGAGCAGCCGTCCCGCAAGCCGCGCGTGGCCGTCGTGTTCGGCGGGCGCAGCTCCGAACACGGGATCTCCGTGGTCACCGCTGGCGCCGTACTACGCGCCATCGACCGGACGAAGTACGACGTCCTCCCGATCGGCATCACCCGGGACGGCCGTTGGGCGCTCACCGCCGACGAGCCGGACCGGATGGCCATCACCGACCGCCGCACCCCGACCGTCGAGGAGCTCGCGGAGTCCAGCGAGGGCGGCGTGGTGCTCCCCGTCGACCCCGCCAACCGCGAGGTCGTCTACAGCGAGCCCGGATCGGTGCCCAAGGCCCTCGGCGAGGTCGACGTGGTCTTCCCGGTGCTGCACGGCCCCTACGGCGAGGACGGCACCCTCCAGGGCCTCCTGGAACTCTCCGGCGTGCCGTACGTGGGCGCGGGTGTGCTCGCCTCGGCCGTCGGCCAGGACAAGGAGTACATGAAGCGGGTGTTCACCTCCTTCGGGCTCAAGGTCGGCCCGTACGTGGTGATCAGGCCCCGCGAGTGGCAGCAGGACGAGTCCGCCGCCCGCAAGAAGATCATCGACTTCGCCGGCGAGCACGGCTGGCCGCTGTTCGTGAAGCCCGCGCGCGCGGGTTCGTCGATCGGCATCACCAAGGTCGACGACCTGTCCGGCCTGGACGAGGCGATCGCCGAGGCGCAGAGCCACGACCCCAAGATCCTGGTGGAGGCCGCGGTGCGCGGCCGCGAGATCGAGTGCGGCGTCCTGGAGTTCGAGGACGGGCCGCGGGCCTCCGTGCCGGCCGAGATCCCGCCGCCGGACGCGCACGCCTACTACGACTTCGAGGCCAAGTACATCGACTCCACGCCCGGCATCGTCCCGGCGCCGCTCACCGACGAGGAGACCGCCGAGGTGCGGCGGCTCGCGGTGGACGCCTTCGAGGCGGCCTCGTGCGAGGGTCTGGTCCGCGCCGACTTCTTCCTCGCCGAGGACGGCGAGTTCGTGATCAACGAGATCAACACGATGCCCGGCTTCACGCCGATCTCGATGTACCCGCAGATGTGGCAGGCGACCGGGATCAGCTACCCGGAACTGGTGGACCGGCTGGTCGAGGCCGCGCTGCGCCGCTCGACCGGGCTGCGCTAG
- a CDS encoding HU family DNA-binding protein, translated as MNKAQLVEAIADKLGGRQQAADAVDAVLDAIVRATVAGDRVSVTGFGSFEKVDRPARYARNPQTGERVRVKKTSVPRFRAGQGFKDLVSGTKKLPRGGEVAVKKAPKGSLTGGAAATVKKAAAKKVTAKKAAAKKVTAKKAAPAKKVTAKKTTAKKTTAKKTTAAAKKTTAAAKKTTAKKAPAKKVTAKKAPAKKSTARKTTAKKATAR; from the coding sequence GTGAACAAGGCGCAGCTCGTAGAAGCGATTGCCGACAAGCTCGGCGGCCGCCAGCAGGCCGCCGACGCTGTCGACGCGGTCCTGGACGCCATCGTCCGCGCGACGGTCGCCGGGGACCGGGTCTCGGTCACCGGTTTCGGTTCCTTCGAGAAGGTGGACCGTCCCGCCCGCTACGCCCGCAACCCCCAGACGGGCGAGCGGGTTCGGGTCAAGAAGACCTCCGTGCCGCGCTTCCGCGCCGGTCAGGGCTTCAAGGACCTGGTGAGCGGCACGAAGAAGCTCCCGCGCGGCGGCGAGGTCGCCGTCAAGAAGGCACCCAAGGGCAGCCTGACCGGCGGCGCGGCCGCGACGGTCAAGAAGGCCGCCGCGAAGAAGGTCACCGCCAAGAAGGCGGCGGCCAAGAAGGTCACCGCCAAGAAGGCGGCACCCGCGAAGAAGGTCACCGCGAAGAAGACCACGGCGAAGAAGACGACCGCCAAGAAGACCACGGCCGCGGCGAAGAAGACCACGGCGGCGGCGAAGAAGACCACCGCCAAGAAGGCCCCGGCGAAGAAGGTCACGGCCAAGAAGGCCCCCGCCAAGAAGTCGACGGCACGCAAGACCACCGCCAAGAAGGCCACCGCCCGCTGA
- the cofC gene encoding 2-phospho-L-lactate guanylyltransferase produces MQWTLVIPLKPLARAKSRLSDTAADGVRPALALAFAQDTVAAALACPQVKDVAVVTDDELAGRELAALGARIVPDEPAGGLNAALAHGAGVVRSSRPGTPVAALNADLPALRPAELSRVLAAAAEFPRAFLADAAAIGTTLLAAAPDRELDPAFGTDSRSRHRASGAVELRLEAVDSVRQDVDTGDDLRAALALGVGPHTASVSAGLLIPGS; encoded by the coding sequence GTGCAGTGGACCTTGGTCATACCCCTCAAGCCCCTCGCGCGGGCCAAGAGCAGGCTCTCGGACACCGCCGCCGACGGGGTGCGCCCGGCACTGGCACTCGCGTTCGCGCAGGACACGGTGGCCGCGGCGCTGGCATGTCCGCAGGTCAAGGATGTGGCGGTCGTCACGGACGACGAGCTGGCCGGGCGCGAGCTGGCGGCGCTGGGTGCCCGGATCGTCCCGGACGAGCCGGCCGGCGGCCTGAACGCCGCGCTGGCGCACGGAGCGGGGGTCGTACGGTCGTCGCGTCCGGGAACTCCCGTGGCGGCCCTGAACGCCGACCTGCCGGCCCTGCGGCCCGCGGAATTGTCCCGGGTGCTGGCGGCCGCGGCGGAATTCCCGCGTGCCTTTCTCGCCGATGCGGCCGCAATCGGGACCACCCTGCTGGCGGCGGCCCCGGACCGGGAATTGGACCCGGCATTCGGCACCGATTCCCGGTCCCGGCACCGCGCCTCGGGGGCGGTGGAACTCCGCCTCGAAGCGGTCGACTCGGTACGACAGGACGTGGACACGGGCGATGACCTACGAGCGGCCCTGGCCCTCGGGGTGGGCCCCCACACGGCGTCGGTATCGGCGGGCTTGCTGATACCGGGGTCCTGA